GCACTGCGGGAAATACGAGCAGCTCCTTGATAAGCCATCACCCCAGATTAAAAGTACAATTGTCAGTTAATTTTTCTGACAATCAGCATTTTCCAAAAACATAAATATGAACACTGCTTCTTAGAAAATAAAACTGAAAAGATGCAAAACCGAACATTGCTTTACCTTTGTTACACTGgatgtttgcatcgtcactttaaaGACACTCAACTATAAAGTTTTGGTGGATGTTCCAGAACTATTTTTTGTGCTAATAAAATAAGTGTCAGTATAGTAATAAATATGACAAGAACTTTTTAGCATTATGGTTGTGTTCAAGTGCAGGAAGTGCGATTATTACATTCCTGCCTCTTAATTTTACACACTATGGTATTTTTACCAcagctttttttgggggggataccACAACAATATCGTACCGTGGCCTTAATACCGTGACAATAGCGTACCACGAGATCTTGATATTATTACATCCCTacgagggttgtacggtataacggTTCAAGTATAATGCTGTGATACTAATGAATGATTCAGTACTacactgcctctaaaaagtacgggccccccgtcgtcgtcacgtttTGTCTTTGCTGGTTCAACGAGCAGCCGAGCATGTTTGGcaacgcacaatcacggagtacttacaagcagacagtgtgttgacagaaaagggacaatggacgcattttggcttaaaaactgaagctataacactgaaacaccctcatgaaaatgtgctttaagacatggctagctagttagcggctaaagtccatccacagtctgcagtgttgtagcttTTTCTATaacactaatcctcgcctccatggggaCAAGTAAAGTACTTTtcgtacaagtatcatccctgcaggaggaGGGATAGCTAAACATGATTCATTAcaaaccgtagctcaccggcgtcacaatgtaaacaaacgccatgggtggatctacacctgagatccactgtaatgataccgagtacaggagtgtatctacatatatgtaaaaaaatatattttaatttaaaaaaaaatgtatattatgtttataaactcaggaaatacgtccctggacacatgaggactttgaatatgacagatgtatgatcctgtaacgactttgtatcgaattgatacccacatttgtgatatcatccaaaactgatgtaaattatccaaacaacaaaagaataagtgaatATTAAATTTTAACCGAAGTGcagctagaacatgttaaaatagaaagtaagcagatataaacagtaaatgaacatgcAGGTTAATACTTCATTTtttccacttgtccttaatacttttgacaaaataggtgtataaatgacacaatgttactgcatatgtcagcagctaaattaggagcctttgtatgtttacttacttctaaaagacaagttgtctagtatgttcactattttatttttgacgaacttgcaacaagaaacatatgtttaatgtaccctaagattattttgttaaaataaagccaatagggcaattttttgtggtcccctttatttagaaaagtagcaaaaagtatcgaaatacattttggtaccggtaccaaaatatttgtatgaGGACAACACTAATCCCTACTGGGTGCTGTTGCTGGGTTGCACATGAGGTCAGTGCAATGGAGGGCAAACAAGCTTGAGCCTAGGCCATAAATCAAGTGGAACACACGTTAATAAGTGAAGAGTCCCATCTGAAAGTGTGGTTCCGAGCATTCAAACTGAGAATTAGGGaagaacctttttaaaaaaaaaaaaaaaatcctgctagTAGTCATTAATAAAGGGATCAAAGTCAGGAAAATGATAAAAGCGCGTCGAGAGAAATGGCTGTCAAACATGTCGCTTTCATCTTGTGGAGTACAGTCGGACCACGCTCGTGTCTGCAGCTGTTTGAACATTggttttgtttgagaaactttctgtgatgcaatcggGTTTATTATTTTTGGTGCTTCCTAAAGAAGTCTGCACATATTTAAGTATATGTGTAGTAAGAAAGGTTAATAAAGGAACTGACTATTGCAGTTTAATTTTAAGTTTATACAGCGAACTCTGTGTGTTCAGaccatacctgccaaccctcccggattttccgggagactcccaaaactcagcgcctctcccgaaaacctcccgggacaaattttctcccggaaatctcccaaaAATCAgggggagctggagggggcgtggacctgagtgacgtgtcgacagcctgttttcacgtcggctttcccacaatataaacagcgtgtctgcccaatgacgttataactgtagaatgatcgagggtgagttcttggtttcttatgtgggtttattgttaggcagtttcattaacgtcctcccagcgcggtaacacacaacagcagccacattttcgtctaccctaaagcagtttgtctggcGTAAacggcaatgttgtgacactcttaaacaggacaatactgccatctattgtacatgcatatgtgacaataacatctacggctgttagagagtgcagtgcacaacggcgcccacaaggagacgaagcagaagaacgaggaatgagtgttgtgtgtgtgtaaataaatgaacactgaaattcaagtatttcttatatatatatatatatataataacatctacagctgttagagagtgcagtgcacaacggcgcccacaacaaggagacgaagcagaagaacgaggaatgagtgttgtgtgtgtaaataaatgaacactgaaattcaagtatttcttctatatatatatatatacatatgtatatatatatgaaatacttggtgatttctagctgtaaatatactcctcccctcttaacaacTCCCCCCACCTCACGAAATCATGAGGtatcaaagttggcaagtatggttcagACTCCGTTCCACTCGACAAGATTGACTGTTCCCTCTTTTTTGATGTTGTTTTAACAACTTTATGACTTTTACGATGGACAATCTTAGATTCTCTGCAGTAACATTTTCCAAAATCCCCATTTTAACAATTTACACAGGTGAGAACCTGGCCTGTATTCGCTCTGCTTGCACTTGACTTCTCGCCGAAACTACGCTGTTTGCCCACCAAGTTCTTAAGGCAGAGACCACAGCAACCCGACGAGGCGTCATATACAACCCATCTATTAGAATTTGAAGTCATGGCACAAGAATGAAGTACATTGCTGTACGCAGTACATACATGCTGTTTAATGCAATTGCCATACCGACACCTAAAGCATGGGAGAATATGTAGAGACTTGGATTGTATGCTGTCGTGTCAATAAAATAAGGCTATTCATTATGTTTAATAAAGGGTGTGCCTTAGACGTAGACACCGCTGTAATATTGGTAATGCAGGGTTTACCCTAACCTGACAAGATacctgtggtggtgggggggcgtggtcacAATGACGTCAAGTCATTTGCTTAATTTACTATGTTTCTTTTAAAAGgctcaaaaaatgtatacatttaaaataaatattttattattaattagtcTTATTTATTTAAATCGTTTTGTCATTTCAGTTTGTATGCTTTATGTACAATGTACTTTAATTGAGAATCTTTTCAATTAATTACTTTATTTTctgtattaaaaacaataagcaaCCAATCTAGTATCTTCTTCCAGTGCTATTATAGAACATAGTCGTGTTTAGAGACTAATATTGCAATAACACATCAttagtagggtaaaactaacttGTCTTACTagggtctaaacccagctcacagTCCCTTTTAAGCTGCAGCAAGCATAACGTCAGGCTTTCTCTTCATAAAAgccgccactgtcctcttaatatttgtacATTTTGGAGATCGCTGTCTACGGGTATATCTGGTtacgtccacatcacagacatgctgacgaCGCTCCAGACAATGGAGTGTACATCCGGGTTcggatgtatatgtgtgtatatatatatatgtatatgtgtgtgtgtgtgtatatatatatatatatatatatatatatacatacacacacaaacatatatatatgtgtgtgtgtgtgtatatatatgtatatgtgtgtttgtatgtatatatgaatatatatatagaatgtgtgtgtatacgtatataaatgtgtatatgtatacatatatacacacacatctatatgtgtatatacatatgtatgtgtgtgtgtatatatatatatgtgtgtgcgtgtgtgtgtatatatatatatatatatatatacacgtgtttgtatatatgaatatatatgtttgtgtgtgtgtgcgtgtgtgtatatatatgtgtatatatataatatacacacatacatacatatatatttatatgtgtgtgtgtgtgtgtgtgtgtgtgtgtgtttatatatatgtatgtatatgtgtttatatatgtgtgtgtgtatatataatatatatatatgtgtttatatatatatttacgtgtgtgtgtatatatatatgtatgtacaaatatatttgtgtgtttgtatatgtttatatacacacacacacacatatatatatatatatatatatgtgtgtgtgtatatatatatagtgtgtgtatatttatatatatatacatatatgtatatatacacacacattatatatatatatatatatgtatgtgtgtttgtatatatagtgtgagtgtatatttatatatatatacatatatgtatatacatatatgtatatatacacacatatacatatgtatgtatatatatatatatatatatatatatatatatatatatatatatatatatatatatgtgtgtgtgtgtttgtatatatagtgtgagtgtatatttatatatatatacatatatgtatatacatatatgtatatatacacacatatacatatgtgtgtatatatatatatatatatatatatgtatatatatatatatcgtacacatatgtatatatataatatatatgtctttcataatgattgtgaacgatagtgaaaattctaaaaataaaaaatgaaaaaaaagtgcagttcccttttaaagccAAGTAGACCTGAGCTGTATTGTTGAAAAGTGTCTTGTTTGTTGATATTCTCCTAACGCTCGCACGTTTGCACCAGGAAACCCGACTTGGAAAGCTGATCAACGATGTACGAAAGAAGACCAAGGACGAAGACCTGGCCAAGCGCGCCAAGAAGCTCTTGCGAAACTGGCAAAAGCTGATCGAACCCGGGCCCGCGGTGTCTGCGAGTGCTCCCGGCTCCACCAACGGCAGCTCTCACCCCTGCAGAACGGACGCCTCGCCGCCCGAAATCTCGTTACCAGCGAAGGGGGTTCCCGAAGTGAAAGTCAGGAACGATGTCCACAATACTTATTCGCCGAAGGCTGAAAAATCAAGCAGCCGCAAGCGCCGAGCCGAGCACAGAGACAGCGGGGTGCACTTACCGGAGAAAATTTCCAAGCTGTCTTCGTACGACAATTCTGTTTCGCCGCCCCCCACGAACGGGATCGCGGGCAGCCCCGACACACTGCTCGAGCAGGACGTGGTGGTCCCCTCCCCGGACCGGTCCCGGCTCGAGCACCTTGACAATGATAAAATCAACAGAATTCCGGTAAATGCTGTCAAGCCTCGGCCCAGCTCCCCGGGAGTGGCCAAACTACCTAGCACTTCATCTTTAATCAAGGTCGCTGTCATGCAGCAGAAGGCAAGGTTGGATGATAGCGGTGGAGGGGGGCATTACCAAGCCAGAAGCCCCCGTGGTCTTTCTACCAGTCCAAGGAGCACAAAAGATGCCACGACCAAGCGCTCTGCGGCGTATGCACAAAAGTTAACATCTGTCCCCAGCCCTTCGCCCAGGGATCCCTTGCCTTTGTCCCAGCCCGTGTCCTCCCCAGCCCATTCTTCTTATAGGTCTTCTACGCACTGGGCCACCTCGCTGGAAGTCCTTTCTCATTGCTCCTCACAAGACTTATCCTTGTCACTGGAATCCCCCTCAGTCTCCCTTTCACCCTCGCGCCCCCAACACAACTCAGAACTACACCGGCCAAAGTCCGAAGGAGCTGTGACTGTCCCCGACGACACGGACGGCTTGCTGACTTCGGCCTCGGAGTATAAAAGGAAAAAGTACCGCTCTCGGGACTATTCCGTCAATTTAGACGGACAGAAAGTAGAAGACACAACGAAGCCAGTGCGGTTAAAAGAACGTCGGCTAACGTTTGACCCGGTCACGGGTCAGATCAAACCCATAGTCCATAAAGAACCTTCTCAAACCGAGGAACCCCCTACCCCCGAGCCCCCTGTTGAGTCCAGGCAGAGAACTGAAAGCACTGTACCACAGACCCCGGCGCCAGGCCCGGGCCCCAACCCTTTCCACCAAACAAACTGGAAAGAGCTGTCCAGAAATGAAATCATCCAGTCCTACTTGAACCTTCAGAGCAACGTGCTCACGTCGTCCGGGGTCCAGGCCCCGAGCGCACATTTCTTCATGTCCGAATACCTGAAGCGGGACGACAAGGGCGTAAAAGAGCCCAGGAAAATGCACGTTTTGCAGGCGGATAGCCCGGCGGAAGATTTACCTGGCGTGACTCGGGACGTAGGCGGGGAGGACCTGGACAGGGTACAAAGCCAGCATTGGCCCGGGGTCAATGGGTGTTTGGACACCAAGGGCACTTGGTACGACTGGACAGAGTGCATATCGTTGGACCCTCACGGGGACGAAAGCAAACTGAACATCCTGCCGTACGTTTGCCTAGACTAAGGGGTCCTTTTTTCACTCCTGACGAGATCGTTTGTGATTTTGTTTGTCCACTGTGAGTTGGGCAGAAGCCAGGCCTGCTAAACTCTCCCACCCCTCCCGTGCCTCCTCTTCTTTCTGTGATTGAGAGATTTTGGTATAAAAAAAAGATgacaaattaaaaataatatttgtgtTTGATATCAAGGGCTGCTTTcctttttattttgaatttttttttttttttgcccccccCAAGCTGAAAGCCACATGGAAGGATCAGGCCCAAGTTGCAGATGGCTGCTACTCGCTCAGAAGACAAAGAAAGGAGGGCAGAAAAACTTGCCACCATATTTCCGCCCGACCGGGAAAATACTGCCCTCCcgttatttttgttttctaccatTTTTGGTTTCTACAATGTAGGGCGACCATGAGGGTGGGCCGGCACCTTTGCTGTGAGGAGCATAACTGGCGGATATGAGAAGCTTTATGTGAATTATAAAAGTAAAttatactttgttttttttttgtttttgtcatgtacaCGGCTATTTATTTGGACCAGTACATCTGCTGTACTCCCATCACGTCCGCGTTTTCTGTGTGGCGTCGCAGTGTTGTCCGTCTGATCTTCAAGCTCATGATTGTTCTTTGCTTTGGTGTCTCAACATTCCACAGTCCTGCCTTATCGCCCTCGCTCACCGAAAAAACTTTCTTAAAGTTTAAATTCCGAGGGTTTATTCAACATCGGAAGAACTTTTGCTCACGTTAATGGTTGCAAAAATTTGAGACACGTACATGACTctacattttgttttgttatgcTAAGAAGTAGTATCCACCTATTTCATATTGATAAATTCAGACAGTTTACTCAACATCGGAAGACCTTTTCGTAGCGTTAATAGTTCCGAAACTTTGAAACTCATagcataacaaaataaaatgttgagAGTTATGTAAGAAGTAGTATCcacgtatttcatattaataaatTCTGAGGGTTTATCCAACATCGGAAGAACTTTTGTCAGCATTAAATTTGAAACACGTACATAACTCggtacttttattttgttatgctAAAAATTAGTATCcacgtatttcatattaataaatTTCGGAGGGTTTATTCAACATCGGAATAACTTTTGCTAGCGTTAATGGTTCCAAAACTTTAAAACACATAGCATAACTCagtccattttattttgttatgctAAGGAATAGTTCCACGTATTTCATATTAATGAATTCTGAGGGTTTATTCAACATCGGAAGACCTTTTGCTAGCGTTAATGTTTCAAAACCTTGAAATACATAGCATAACAAAATAAAAGGTAGAGAATTATGTAGAAAGTAGTATCCAcgtatttcatatttataaatTCAGACAGTTTACTCAACATCGGAAGACCTTTTCTTAGCGTTAATAGTTCCAAAACTTTTAAACTCATAGCATGAGAAAATAAAATGTTGAGAGTTATGTAAGAAGTCGTATCcacgtatttcatattaataaatTCTGAGGGTTTATTCAACATCGGAAGAATTTTTGCTAGCATTAATAGTTGCAAAAATTTTGAAACACGTACATAACTCggtacattttattttgttgtacTAAGTAGTATTTACGTAATTCATAATAATAAATTCAGAGGGTTTATTCAACAACGGAAAACCTTTTGCTAGCGTTGTTTCCAAAACTTTGAAACGCATGGCATAACAGAATAAAAGTTACGATTTTACGTAAAAAGTAGGATCCACATATTTCATATTAATAAATTCACAGGATTTATTCAACATCGGAAGAACTTTTGCTAGCGTTAATGGTTCCAAAACTTTAATACACGTAGCATAACTCagtacattttgttttgttacgCTAAGAAATAGTTCcacgtatttcatattaataaatTCAGAGGGTTTATTCAACATCGGAAGAACTTTTGCTCGTGTTAATAGTCGCAAAACTTTAAAACACATACATGACTCTACTTCTTAGTTTGTTATGCTCAGAAGTAATATCCAAGTATATCATATTAATAAATTAAGAGGGTTTATTCAACATCGGAAGAACTTTTGCTTGTGTTAATGGTTGCAAAAATTTGCGGGACGTACATAACTCGGTACCTTTTAATTTGTTGTGCTAAGAAATAGTTCCACGTATTACAGATGAATAAATTCCGAGGTTTTATCTAACATCAGAATAAATTTTCCTTGCGTTAATGGTTGCAAAACTTTAATACACATACATGACTTTGTACCTTTTATTTTGTTATGCTAAGAAGTAGTATCCACGTAATTCATATTCATAAATTCCGAGGGTTTATTCAACATTGGAAGACCATTTGCCAGCATTCTGTCCAAAATTTTGAAACacataacaacaaaataaaaggtaCAATGTTACGTAAAAAGTAGTATTCACATATTTCATATTATTAAATTTAGAGGATTTATTCAACATCGGAAGAACTTTTGGTATCGTTAACGGTTCCAAAACTTTGAAACACTTACATAACTCTGTCCCTTTTATTTTGTTGTGCTAAAAAATAGTATCCACGTAATTCATATTCATAAATTCCGAGGGTTTATTCAACATTGGAAGACCATTTGCCAGCATTCTGTCCAAAATTTTGAAACACATAACAAAATAAAAGGTACAATGTTACGTAAAAAGTAGTATTCACATATTTCATATTATTAAATTTAGAGGATTTATTCAACATCAGAAGAATTTTTGTTAGCGTTAATGGTTGCAAAAATTTGAGACACGTACATAACCCggtacattttgtttttgttatgctAAGAAATAATATCCCTGTATTTCATACTCATAAAGTCCGAGGGTTTATTCAACATCGGAACACATTTTGTTATCGATAATGTTTCCGAAACTTTGAAACACATAGCATAACAAAATTAAAGGTAGAGGGCTATGTAAGTAGTATCCccgtatttcatattaataaatTCGGAGGGTTTATTAAACATCCGAATAACTTTTGCTAGCATTAATGGTTCCCAAAACTTTAAAACACATAGCATAAGTACgtacattttgttttgttacgCTAAATATTAGTTCCACGTGTTTCATATTGATAAATTCCGAGGGTTCATTCAACATCGGAAGAACTTTTGCTTGTGTTAATGGTCGCAAAACTTTAAAATACATACATGACTCTGTACTTATTTTGTTATGCTCAGAAGTAATATCCAAGTATTTCATATTAACAAATTCCGAGGGTTTATTCAACATCGGAAGAACTTTTGTCAGCGTTAATGGTTGCAAAACTTTGAAACGCA
The DNA window shown above is from Nerophis ophidion isolate RoL-2023_Sa linkage group LG14, RoL_Noph_v1.0, whole genome shotgun sequence and carries:
- the crsp7 gene encoding mediator of RNA polymerase II transcription subunit 26 isoform X2, coding for MVVVLEVITCLEKYPITKEALEETRLGKLINDVRKKTKDEDLAKRAKKLLRNWQKLIEPGPAVSASAPGSTNGSSHPCRTDASPPEISLPAKGVPEVKVRNDVHNTYSPKAEKSSSRKRRAEHRDSGVHLPEKISKLSSYDNSVSPPPTNGIAGSPDTLLEQDVVVPSPDRSRLEHLDNDKINRIPVNAVKPRPSSPGVAKLPSTSSLIKVAVMQQKARLDDSGGGGHYQARSPRGLSTSPRSTKDATTKRSAAYAQKLTSVPSPSPRDPLPLSQPVSSPAHSSYRSSTHWATSLEVLSHCSSQDLSLSLESPSVSLSPSRPQHNSELHRPKSEGAVTVPDDTDGLLTSASEYKRKKYRSRDYSVNLDGQKVEDTTKPVRLKERRLTFDPVTGQIKPIVHKEPSQTEEPPTPEPPVESRQRTESTVPQTPAPGPGPNPFHQTNWKELSRNEIIQSYLNLQSNVLTSSGVQAPSAHFFMSEYLKRDDKGVKEPRKMHVLQADSPAEDLPGVTRDVGGEDLDRVQSQHWPGVNGCLDTKGTWYDWTECISLDPHGDESKLNILPYVCLD
- the crsp7 gene encoding mediator of RNA polymerase II transcription subunit 26 isoform X1, translated to MTTVPATPQQMRDRLLQAIDSQSNICNMVVVLEVITCLEKYPITKEALEETRLGKLINDVRKKTKDEDLAKRAKKLLRNWQKLIEPGPAVSASAPGSTNGSSHPCRTDASPPEISLPAKGVPEVKVRNDVHNTYSPKAEKSSSRKRRAEHRDSGVHLPEKISKLSSYDNSVSPPPTNGIAGSPDTLLEQDVVVPSPDRSRLEHLDNDKINRIPVNAVKPRPSSPGVAKLPSTSSLIKVAVMQQKARLDDSGGGGHYQARSPRGLSTSPRSTKDATTKRSAAYAQKLTSVPSPSPRDPLPLSQPVSSPAHSSYRSSTHWATSLEVLSHCSSQDLSLSLESPSVSLSPSRPQHNSELHRPKSEGAVTVPDDTDGLLTSASEYKRKKYRSRDYSVNLDGQKVEDTTKPVRLKERRLTFDPVTGQIKPIVHKEPSQTEEPPTPEPPVESRQRTESTVPQTPAPGPGPNPFHQTNWKELSRNEIIQSYLNLQSNVLTSSGVQAPSAHFFMSEYLKRDDKGVKEPRKMHVLQADSPAEDLPGVTRDVGGEDLDRVQSQHWPGVNGCLDTKGTWYDWTECISLDPHGDESKLNILPYVCLD